A stretch of Nonomuraea africana DNA encodes these proteins:
- a CDS encoding tetratricopeptide repeat protein, with amino-acid sequence MTWWQNEQEVAAPAVPAPRSGDEPELLVAAQHGDAQAAHRLGKLYAQRGDRSAARHWWERAASGGNIDSAYNLGVWHEKHGTLEEAVRWYELAAGTGDAEAAVNLATLLLEQRGDIEAARRWFESAAHAGSRSAARRLALICEDAGELPFAREWHRRAAADGDVASAHDLGFLSYQMGEEEETVRCWEYAARGGHAEAAYHLGLFLQAGRDPEGAEAYYRLAAKSEHPGAASQLGGIALSRRDLRTARAWFERAAVAGRLDDQRMAGFVCVELSDSQGASHWFGRAAASGDAESAFNFGLLLIAELGDLQGGQHWFRQAALAGHHRAAMELGGLLSATGQPHEAEKWLADPPPPTWDRLAEPELSARAELAAAATGRRGGVTLRVRDLTEILGTWDLLTRPLRDHADVVVWLVERSGLHASAVEHLAAVRTTILRPGTSPWPTPSEVEHVLATARELRQRLGAR; translated from the coding sequence ATGACGTGGTGGCAGAACGAGCAGGAAGTGGCGGCGCCAGCCGTTCCGGCGCCCCGCTCAGGAGACGAGCCGGAGCTTCTCGTCGCCGCCCAGCACGGCGACGCCCAGGCCGCGCACCGGCTGGGCAAGCTCTACGCCCAGCGCGGCGACCGTTCGGCCGCCAGGCACTGGTGGGAGCGGGCCGCGTCGGGCGGCAACATCGACAGCGCCTACAACCTGGGCGTCTGGCACGAGAAGCACGGCACGCTGGAGGAGGCCGTCCGCTGGTACGAGCTGGCGGCGGGCACCGGTGACGCCGAGGCCGCGGTCAACCTCGCGACCCTGCTGCTGGAGCAGCGCGGCGACATCGAGGCGGCCCGCCGGTGGTTCGAGAGCGCGGCCCACGCGGGGTCCAGGTCGGCCGCCAGGCGCCTGGCGCTGATCTGCGAGGACGCGGGCGAGCTGCCCTTCGCGCGCGAGTGGCACCGCAGGGCCGCCGCCGACGGCGACGTCGCCTCCGCCCACGATCTGGGATTCCTGTCCTACCAGATGGGCGAGGAGGAGGAGACGGTCCGCTGCTGGGAGTACGCCGCGCGCGGCGGCCACGCCGAGGCCGCCTACCATCTGGGCCTGTTCCTGCAGGCCGGTCGCGATCCCGAGGGCGCCGAGGCCTACTACCGGCTCGCCGCCAAGAGCGAGCATCCTGGCGCGGCCTCCCAGCTCGGCGGCATCGCGCTCTCCCGCCGAGATCTACGAACGGCACGGGCCTGGTTCGAGCGGGCGGCGGTGGCCGGGCGTCTCGACGACCAGCGGATGGCGGGCTTCGTCTGCGTCGAGCTGTCCGACTCGCAGGGGGCCAGCCACTGGTTCGGCAGGGCGGCGGCCAGCGGCGACGCCGAGTCGGCCTTCAACTTCGGGCTGCTGCTCATCGCGGAGCTGGGCGACCTGCAGGGTGGGCAGCACTGGTTCAGGCAGGCGGCGCTGGCCGGGCATCACCGGGCGGCGATGGAGCTGGGCGGGCTGCTGTCGGCCACGGGGCAGCCCCACGAGGCGGAGAAGTGGCTGGCCGATCCGCCGCCGCCCACCTGGGATCGGCTGGCCGAGCCGGAGCTGTCGGCGCGGGCCGAGCTGGCCGCCGCGGCCACGGGACGCAGGGGCGGGGTGACGCTGAGGGTACGGGATCTCACGGAGATCCTCGGCACGTGGGACCTGCTCACCAGGCCCTTGCGCGACCACGCGGACGTGGTGGTGTGGCTGGTGGAGCGCAGCGGGCTGCACGCGTCGGCGGTGGAGCACCTGGCCGCGGTGCGGACGACGATCCTGCGGCCCGGCACGTCACCGTGGCCGACGCCGTCGGAGGTGGAGCACGTGCTGGCCACGGCTCGGGAGCTCCGTCAGCGGCTGGGCGCCCGCTGA
- a CDS encoding sulfite exporter TauE/SafE family protein, translating to MEPVALFASGIAAGLVAGTASCTAVQGSLLFGLSGTPRVVAQFLAGRLASYITAGAVLGTLGSMVRLPAPVRAGMLVAAGIMVIFFARRMFRHRHCEPRPPSRRLKAPLLGAATILLPCGVTLSMEMLAVTSASAPGGAAVMGGFVVGTAPAFALLGFVLRRVSQSRLAAFAGVAAVAVGLWTIAAGLTLGGWWPQVTTPAAATARAGPGGVQLLTIWATERGYRPGISQAKAGIPVEVDFRAGRDATCATHLTIDGRDVDLPATVRLPAQPPGQLRYVCAMGMFTGFITFR from the coding sequence GTGGAGCCGGTCGCCCTGTTCGCCAGCGGGATCGCCGCCGGCCTGGTGGCGGGAACCGCTTCGTGTACGGCGGTGCAGGGCAGCCTGCTGTTCGGCCTGTCCGGAACGCCACGGGTGGTGGCGCAGTTCCTGGCCGGCCGCCTGGCCTCCTACATCACGGCGGGAGCGGTGCTCGGCACGCTCGGCTCGATGGTCAGGCTCCCCGCACCCGTCAGGGCCGGGATGCTGGTCGCGGCGGGGATCATGGTGATCTTCTTCGCCCGGCGGATGTTCCGCCACCGACACTGCGAGCCGCGACCGCCCTCGCGCCGCCTGAAGGCCCCACTCCTCGGCGCCGCGACCATTCTGCTGCCCTGCGGGGTGACGCTGAGCATGGAGATGCTGGCAGTCACCTCGGCGTCGGCGCCCGGCGGCGCCGCCGTGATGGGCGGGTTCGTGGTGGGCACCGCCCCCGCGTTCGCCCTGCTGGGGTTCGTCCTGCGGCGGGTTTCCCAGAGCAGGCTGGCCGCTTTCGCCGGGGTCGCGGCAGTGGCGGTGGGTCTGTGGACGATCGCCGCAGGGCTGACCCTGGGCGGCTGGTGGCCGCAGGTGACGACGCCCGCCGCCGCGACGGCCAGGGCCGGCCCAGGAGGGGTGCAGCTGCTGACGATCTGGGCGACCGAGCGCGGCTACCGGCCCGGGATCTCGCAGGCCAAGGCCGGGATCCCGGTCGAGGTGGACTTCCGCGCGGGGCGGGACGCCACCTGCGCCACCCACCTCACGATCGACGGCCGAGATGTGGATCTCCCCGCCACCGTCCGCCTCCCCGCCCAGCCTCCCGGTCAGCTGAGGTATGTCTGCGCTATGGGGATGTTCACCGGATTCATCACATTCCGCTGA
- a CDS encoding response regulator transcription factor, whose protein sequence is MIKVLLADDQALVRAGFRALLDAQPDMTVVAEAADGAQAVRLAGTTAPDVVLMDIRMPGTDGLTATRQMPAGPRIIILTTFELDEYVFEALRGGASGFLVKDTEPAELIQAVRVVAAGEALLSPSVTRRLIAEYATRAKEPMSSDGLELLTEREREVLALVGTGMTNDEIAARLFMSPATAKTHVSRAMMKLHARDRAQLVVIAYESGLVKPGWL, encoded by the coding sequence ATGATCAAGGTGCTGCTGGCGGACGACCAGGCGCTGGTGCGGGCGGGCTTCAGGGCGCTGCTCGACGCGCAGCCCGACATGACCGTCGTGGCCGAGGCCGCCGACGGGGCGCAGGCCGTACGGCTGGCGGGCACGACCGCGCCCGACGTCGTGCTGATGGACATCCGCATGCCCGGCACCGACGGTCTCACCGCGACCAGGCAGATGCCCGCGGGGCCGCGGATCATCATCCTGACCACCTTCGAGCTGGACGAATACGTCTTCGAGGCGCTGCGCGGCGGCGCCAGCGGGTTCCTGGTGAAGGACACCGAGCCGGCCGAGCTGATCCAGGCGGTGCGCGTGGTGGCCGCTGGCGAGGCGCTGCTGTCCCCTTCGGTGACCAGGCGGCTGATCGCAGAGTACGCCACCAGGGCCAAGGAGCCGATGTCGAGCGACGGTCTCGAGCTGCTGACCGAGCGCGAGCGCGAGGTGCTGGCCCTGGTCGGCACCGGGATGACCAACGACGAGATCGCGGCCAGGCTCTTCATGTCACCCGCCACGGCCAAGACGCACGTGAGCAGGGCGATGATGAAGCTGCACGCACGGGACCGCGCCCAGCTCGTGGTCATCGCCTACGAGTCGGGCCTGGTCAAGCCCGGCTGGCTCTGA
- a CDS encoding sensor histidine kinase: MRKTPYLALVVAVFQVIASQGAGYNQPDRLPVDALGVVLLLVGPVAMLTTRRFPITSLAATLMATCAYVAVGYPYGPVFLSPIILLFQTVSQGRRKVAWIASALTAAYFLVYSTWLVASPSPGSWHILAIVAVMLLILAAGEMARYRREGRAEHARVAEEESRRQASEERLTMAQELHDVLAHNISLIHVQASTALHLIDDDPSQARSALTTIKAASKEVLGELRSVLNVLREGAPRSPTAGLDRLGDLVERSGLDVSLKQVGSRPLPAQVERAAYRIVQESLTNAARHAPGSRVSVRLEYLPGELVITVGDTGPATPAVLSEEGSGNGIPGMRERAAALGGTLVAGPSGAGFKVEARLPLPEETE, encoded by the coding sequence GTGCGCAAGACCCCTTACCTCGCCCTGGTGGTCGCCGTGTTCCAGGTGATCGCCTCACAGGGGGCGGGCTACAACCAGCCGGACCGCCTTCCGGTCGACGCCCTCGGTGTCGTGCTGCTGCTCGTCGGGCCGGTGGCGATGCTGACGACGCGCCGCTTCCCGATCACCTCGCTGGCCGCCACACTCATGGCGACCTGCGCCTACGTGGCCGTCGGCTACCCGTACGGACCTGTCTTCCTGAGCCCGATCATCCTGCTCTTCCAGACCGTCTCCCAGGGTCGCAGGAAGGTGGCGTGGATCGCCTCGGCGCTCACCGCCGCGTACTTCCTCGTCTACTCCACTTGGCTGGTGGCCTCGCCGTCGCCCGGCTCCTGGCACATCCTGGCGATCGTCGCCGTCATGCTGCTGATCCTCGCCGCCGGGGAGATGGCGCGATACCGGCGCGAAGGGCGGGCCGAGCACGCACGGGTGGCCGAGGAGGAGTCGCGCCGCCAGGCCAGCGAGGAGCGCCTGACCATGGCGCAGGAGCTGCACGACGTGCTGGCGCACAACATCTCACTGATCCACGTGCAGGCCTCCACGGCGCTGCACCTCATCGACGACGACCCCTCGCAGGCCCGCAGCGCGCTCACCACGATCAAGGCCGCCTCCAAGGAGGTGCTCGGCGAGCTGCGCTCGGTGCTGAACGTGCTGCGCGAGGGCGCGCCCCGCTCGCCCACCGCGGGCCTCGACCGCCTCGGCGACCTGGTCGAGCGGTCCGGCCTGGACGTGTCGCTCAAGCAGGTCGGCTCGAGGCCGCTGCCTGCGCAGGTCGAGCGGGCGGCCTACCGCATCGTGCAGGAGTCGCTCACCAACGCCGCCCGGCACGCGCCCGGATCCCGCGTCAGCGTGCGGCTGGAGTACCTGCCGGGCGAACTGGTCATCACGGTCGGCGACACCGGGCCCGCCACGCCTGCCGTCCTGTCCGAGGAGGGCAGCGGCAACGGGATCCCCGGCATGCGCGAGCGGGCCGCCGCGCTGGGCGGCACGCTGGTCGCAGGCCCGTCTGGGGCCGGGTTCAAGGTCGAGGCCAGGCTGCCACTACCGGAGGAGACGGAATGA
- a CDS encoding gamma-glutamyltransferase family protein, with translation MRRHILALVAVTPLLVMAPLAPVAAEHKPPPAQKQPVAEGYGGAVATVDLDASKAALAVLQKGGNAMDAAVAAGAVLGVTEPYSAGLAGGGFMVYYDARRGKVHSIDGRETAPSAMTPTSLEGIPFAEAVTSGLSAGVPGAVAQWELALRTFGTISLREALKPAIEVARKGFVVDQTFHDQTAANAARFKDIASTAKLYLPNGAPPPVGSVFKNPELADTYHELGRRGGEWLYGGRLGQEIVRTVKNPPITPGATRNVRPGLMELSDLTAYRALLREPTRVDYKGMQVYGMPIPSSGGSTVGEALNILEALPNVGMHEYLEASRLAFADRGKYVGDIPNVPMAELLSDGFAKERACLVGERAMAHPAAPGEPDGSYSDCGQPLGEPAPSPAEEGPETTHLVVADRWGNVLAYNLTIESTGGNGIVVPGRGVLLNNELTDFTFGPAPGDPNLPAPGKRPRSSMAPTIVLEHGRPVLAVGSPGGSTIITTVLQIMVNRYELGMPLPEALAAPRATQRNTEQTQAEPGFIQTYGAELGARGHLFAPNPEIGAATALEFVGRGRIQAVAEPVRRGGGSALVVRPR, from the coding sequence ATGCGCCGACACATCCTCGCTCTCGTCGCCGTCACACCGCTGCTCGTCATGGCGCCCCTCGCGCCCGTGGCAGCCGAGCACAAGCCACCGCCCGCGCAGAAGCAGCCCGTCGCCGAGGGGTACGGCGGCGCGGTGGCGACCGTCGACCTCGACGCCAGCAAGGCCGCGCTGGCCGTACTCCAGAAGGGCGGCAACGCCATGGACGCCGCCGTGGCGGCGGGCGCGGTGCTGGGCGTCACCGAGCCGTACTCCGCGGGCCTGGCCGGAGGCGGCTTCATGGTCTACTACGACGCCAGACGCGGCAAGGTCCACTCCATCGACGGTCGTGAGACCGCGCCCTCCGCGATGACGCCGACCTCCCTCGAGGGGATCCCGTTCGCGGAGGCCGTCACCAGCGGCCTGTCGGCGGGGGTGCCGGGTGCGGTCGCCCAGTGGGAGCTCGCGCTGCGCACATTCGGCACGATCAGCCTGCGTGAGGCGCTGAAGCCCGCGATCGAGGTCGCGCGGAAGGGCTTCGTGGTCGACCAGACCTTCCACGACCAGACCGCGGCGAACGCCGCCAGGTTCAAGGACATCGCCTCCACCGCCAAGCTCTACCTGCCGAACGGCGCGCCGCCGCCGGTCGGCTCGGTGTTCAAGAATCCGGAGCTCGCCGACACCTACCACGAGCTGGGCAGGCGCGGCGGCGAGTGGCTCTACGGCGGGCGGCTCGGCCAGGAGATCGTCAGGACGGTCAAGAACCCGCCGATCACGCCGGGCGCGACGCGCAACGTGCGTCCCGGCCTGATGGAGCTCTCCGACCTGACCGCCTACCGGGCGTTGCTGCGCGAGCCGACCCGCGTCGACTACAAGGGCATGCAGGTGTACGGCATGCCGATCCCCTCCTCCGGCGGCTCCACGGTCGGCGAGGCGCTCAACATCCTCGAGGCGCTGCCGAACGTCGGCATGCACGAGTACCTGGAAGCCTCCCGCCTGGCCTTCGCCGACAGGGGCAAGTACGTCGGCGACATCCCCAACGTGCCGATGGCCGAGCTGCTCAGCGACGGCTTCGCCAAGGAGCGGGCCTGCCTGGTGGGAGAGCGGGCGATGGCGCACCCGGCGGCGCCGGGCGAGCCCGACGGCAGCTACTCCGACTGCGGGCAACCCTTGGGCGAGCCCGCCCCCTCGCCCGCCGAGGAGGGCCCGGAGACCACCCACCTGGTCGTCGCCGACCGCTGGGGCAACGTCCTCGCCTACAACCTGACGATCGAGTCGACGGGCGGCAACGGCATCGTGGTGCCCGGCAGGGGCGTCCTGCTCAACAACGAGCTGACCGACTTCACCTTCGGGCCGGCTCCCGGCGACCCGAACCTGCCGGCTCCCGGCAAGCGTCCCCGCTCGTCCATGGCCCCGACCATCGTGCTCGAGCACGGCAGGCCGGTGCTGGCCGTGGGGTCACCCGGCGGCTCCACGATCATCACGACCGTGCTGCAGATCATGGTCAACCGCTACGAGCTCGGCATGCCGCTGCCGGAGGCGCTGGCCGCCCCGAGGGCGACGCAGCGCAACACCGAGCAGACCCAGGCCGAGCCGGGCTTCATCCAGACCTACGGGGCCGAGCTGGGAGCCAGGGGTCACCTCTTCGCGCCGAACCCCGAGATCGGCGCAGCGACCGCTCTGGAGTTCGTCGGCAGAGGCCGGATCCAGGCCGTGGCCGAGCCGGTACGGCGCGGCGGCGGCAGCGCCTTGGTGGTGAGACCTCGCTAA
- a CDS encoding NAD(P)/FAD-dependent oxidoreductase, with the protein METSDKPGIVIIGSGFAGIGMAIKLKEAGYHDFVILEKAEDLGGTWRDNTYPGCACDVPSHMYSYSFELNPGWSRMFSPQEEIWEYLRACGWKYGIDSHIRYGRHVVSLEYLGREWEITTADGETMRANAVISAIGALHIPKFPEIEGRFAGPSFHSAEWDHTVDLKGKRVAVIGTGASAIQFVPRIATEAAHLTLFQRTPPWIHPKPDFAVPPVMRQALRLPGASRTLRNGIYWALETRALGFAVDPRLMKVHELVALRHLERQVPDPELRRKLTPDYTIGCKRILISSDYYPALTRENVSLVTDGIAELREHAVVDATAREHPADVVIYGTGFKVTDALQEQRIVGREGLKIQDAWQDGIEAYYGIATAGFPNLFFLLGPNTGLGHNSVVFMIESQVRYVMDCLRLLSRTGARAIDVRPERQRAFNERLQERLNRLVWTEGGCRSWYLDEHGVNRTTWPGFTFEYWARTRKMKPDAFELIY; encoded by the coding sequence GTGGAAACCAGTGACAAGCCGGGAATTGTCATCATCGGTTCTGGCTTCGCCGGGATCGGCATGGCGATCAAGCTGAAGGAGGCCGGCTACCACGACTTCGTCATCCTGGAGAAGGCCGAGGACCTGGGCGGCACCTGGCGCGACAACACCTACCCCGGGTGCGCCTGCGACGTCCCCTCGCACATGTACTCCTACTCCTTCGAGCTCAACCCCGGCTGGTCACGGATGTTCTCCCCTCAGGAGGAGATCTGGGAGTACCTGCGAGCGTGCGGGTGGAAGTACGGCATCGACTCCCATATTCGATACGGCAGGCACGTCGTGAGCCTCGAATACCTCGGCCGCGAATGGGAGATCACCACGGCGGACGGCGAGACCATGCGGGCCAACGCGGTGATCTCCGCCATCGGCGCCCTCCACATCCCGAAATTTCCGGAGATCGAGGGGCGGTTTGCCGGGCCCTCGTTCCACTCCGCCGAGTGGGACCACACGGTCGACCTCAAGGGCAAGCGTGTCGCGGTCATCGGCACCGGCGCCTCGGCCATCCAGTTCGTCCCCCGGATCGCCACCGAGGCCGCCCACCTCACGCTCTTCCAGCGCACGCCGCCGTGGATCCACCCCAAGCCCGACTTCGCCGTCCCCCCGGTCATGCGCCAGGCGCTCAGGCTGCCCGGAGCCTCCCGGACGCTGCGCAACGGCATCTACTGGGCTTTGGAGACCAGGGCGCTGGGCTTCGCGGTCGACCCGCGGCTGATGAAGGTGCACGAACTCGTGGCCCTGCGGCATCTCGAACGCCAGGTCCCCGACCCGGAACTGCGCCGAAAGCTCACCCCCGACTACACGATCGGCTGCAAGCGCATCCTCATCTCCAGCGACTACTATCCGGCCCTGACCAGGGAGAACGTCTCGCTCGTCACCGACGGGATCGCCGAGCTGCGCGAGCACGCCGTCGTCGACGCGACGGCCCGGGAACACCCCGCCGACGTGGTGATCTACGGAACCGGCTTCAAGGTGACCGATGCCCTGCAGGAGCAGCGGATCGTCGGCAGGGAAGGGCTGAAGATCCAGGACGCCTGGCAGGACGGCATCGAGGCCTACTACGGCATCGCCACCGCGGGCTTCCCGAACCTGTTCTTCCTGCTGGGCCCCAACACGGGGCTCGGTCACAACTCGGTCGTCTTCATGATCGAGTCGCAGGTCCGCTACGTGATGGACTGCCTGCGCCTGCTCTCGAGGACGGGCGCGAGGGCGATCGACGTCAGGCCCGAGCGGCAGCGGGCCTTCAACGAGCGGCTGCAGGAGCGGCTGAACCGGCTGGTCTGGACGGAGGGCGGCTGCCGTTCCTGGTATCTGGACGAGCACGGCGTCAACAGGACGACCTGGCCGGGCTTCACCTTCGAGTACTGGGCGCGTACCAGGAAGATGAAGCCCGACGCGTTCGAGCTGATCTACTAG
- a CDS encoding metal-dependent hydrolase produces MIQPRRVRFSWEETPLHWVPGDPFTTHLINVLHLLLPAGERWFVHVFKQALPYVTDEKLKAEVKGFMGQEGTHAVAHQRVLEHMKEQGLDPTPYVENVEWLFERMLGDHTMPPMARRYWLNERLAIIAAIEHYTAVLGDWILHAKPLDEAGADPVMMDLLRWHGAEEVEHRSVAFDLYDHLDGSYARRARTMLMAGPAMIFLLKRGAGFLLANDPVVAGRLTAKWTHFFRRSRQGRVPTMRSLAMAVPRYLRPGFHPSHEGDLEAALDYIAISPAHAEFESYRRARGNQ; encoded by the coding sequence GTGATCCAGCCGCGCAGGGTGCGCTTCTCGTGGGAGGAGACGCCGCTCCACTGGGTGCCGGGCGACCCCTTCACCACCCACCTGATCAACGTGCTGCACCTGCTGTTACCCGCGGGCGAGCGCTGGTTCGTGCACGTCTTCAAGCAGGCGCTGCCGTACGTCACGGACGAGAAACTGAAGGCCGAGGTCAAGGGGTTCATGGGGCAGGAGGGCACGCACGCCGTGGCCCACCAGCGCGTCCTCGAGCACATGAAGGAGCAGGGCCTCGACCCCACGCCCTACGTCGAGAACGTCGAGTGGCTCTTCGAGCGCATGCTCGGCGACCACACGATGCCGCCGATGGCCAGGCGGTACTGGCTCAACGAGCGGCTGGCGATCATCGCGGCGATCGAGCACTACACCGCGGTCCTCGGCGACTGGATCCTGCACGCGAAGCCGCTGGACGAGGCGGGCGCCGACCCGGTGATGATGGACCTGCTGCGCTGGCACGGCGCCGAGGAGGTCGAGCACCGCAGCGTCGCCTTCGACCTGTACGACCACCTCGACGGCTCCTACGCGCGCAGGGCGCGCACGATGCTGATGGCCGGCCCCGCCATGATCTTCCTGCTCAAGCGGGGGGCGGGGTTCCTGCTGGCCAACGACCCGGTCGTGGCGGGTCGCCTCACGGCCAAGTGGACCCACTTCTTCCGCCGGTCGCGCCAGGGCAGGGTGCCGACCATGCGCAGCCTGGCCATGGCCGTGCCCCGCTACCTGCGCCCCGGTTTCCACCCCAGCCACGAGGGCGACCTCGAGGCCGCCCTCGACTACATCGCGATCTCCCCCGCGCACGCCGAGTTCGAGTCCTACAGGAGGGCCCGTGGAAACCAGTGA
- a CDS encoding M24 family metallopeptidase: protein MSNKVDLDRFRELQRLAYRGAEHVASRLEPGVTERMAAAALRRWLERHGVDDWFHVPFAWFGNRTAFRRFRFPTQFLPTNTRLADGMPYVLDAAPVMDGYVADIGYAGRLGPNPTWDRLDRDLSVHRATILDLVRQRRTFSDIYREVDDLIRRQGHTNRHQVYPGRVIGHQVARIRLGGPRFVVFDSFGVRTLRTVGRELIKERLEGRSPLWAGGAASAHPPTPGLWAVEPHLGTDGDRVGAKFEEILVVTENDAFWLDDDLPHVHRWRSA, encoded by the coding sequence GTGTCCAATAAAGTCGACCTGGACAGGTTCCGCGAGTTGCAGCGACTCGCCTACCGCGGCGCCGAGCACGTCGCCTCCCGGCTCGAACCCGGCGTGACCGAGCGCATGGCGGCCGCCGCGCTGCGCAGGTGGCTGGAGCGCCACGGCGTCGACGACTGGTTCCACGTCCCGTTCGCCTGGTTCGGCAACCGCACCGCCTTCCGCCGTTTCCGCTTCCCCACGCAGTTCCTGCCGACCAACACCCGCCTCGCGGACGGCATGCCGTACGTGCTGGACGCCGCGCCCGTGATGGACGGCTACGTCGCCGACATCGGTTACGCGGGCCGCCTGGGCCCGAACCCCACCTGGGACCGGCTGGACAGGGATCTGTCCGTCCACCGCGCGACGATCCTCGACCTGGTACGGCAGCGGCGCACGTTCAGCGACATCTACCGCGAGGTCGACGACCTGATCAGGCGTCAGGGTCACACCAACAGGCACCAGGTCTACCCCGGCAGGGTGATCGGCCACCAGGTGGCGCGGATCCGCCTGGGCGGCCCTCGCTTCGTCGTCTTCGACTCCTTCGGCGTCCGGACGCTCAGGACCGTCGGCAGGGAGCTGATCAAGGAGCGGCTCGAGGGCCGCTCGCCGCTCTGGGCGGGCGGCGCGGCCTCGGCCCATCCGCCCACTCCCGGGCTGTGGGCGGTCGAGCCCCACCTCGGCACGGACGGCGACCGCGTGGGAGCCAAGTTCGAGGAGATCCTGGTCGTCACCGAGAACGACGCGTTCTGGCTCGACGACGACCTGCCCCATGTCCACCGCTGGAGGTCGGCGTGA
- a CDS encoding SURF1 family protein: protein MLRTLLAPRMLGMHLLAIGVLVSFILLGRWQLGVFEESGKPQSAVDPAPVAVETLSRVGAQIEGPSVGRQVTATGTYDSARQLLVADRRPDVAAPGGNVSRGQGYWVLTPLVLPDDTVMPVVRGWVAEADDPGTAVPPGQVTVSGRLRAPEGTDSVQRRAGGVPAGQVQTVSTAELINLWRGEKVRNGFVVARTPGLTPVKVAPPVTGGTLTWRNLAYAANWWIFAGFAVFMWFHFVRDAVRSSSASKSPEVLLEG, encoded by the coding sequence ATGCTCAGAACCCTGCTCGCCCCTCGCATGTTGGGGATGCACCTGCTCGCGATCGGGGTTCTGGTGTCCTTCATCCTGCTCGGCCGCTGGCAGCTCGGCGTGTTCGAGGAGTCGGGCAAGCCGCAGAGCGCCGTCGATCCCGCGCCGGTCGCCGTGGAGACGCTCAGCAGGGTCGGCGCCCAGATCGAGGGTCCCTCGGTCGGACGGCAGGTCACCGCGACAGGCACCTACGACTCGGCCAGGCAGCTGCTCGTCGCCGACCGCAGGCCCGACGTGGCCGCTCCCGGGGGCAACGTCTCCAGAGGCCAGGGCTACTGGGTGCTCACTCCGCTCGTGCTGCCCGACGACACGGTGATGCCGGTCGTGCGGGGCTGGGTGGCCGAGGCCGACGACCCCGGCACCGCCGTACCACCTGGGCAGGTGACGGTGAGCGGACGGCTGCGGGCGCCCGAGGGCACCGACAGCGTCCAGCGCAGGGCGGGGGGCGTGCCCGCCGGGCAGGTGCAGACGGTCTCCACCGCCGAGCTGATCAACCTGTGGCGAGGGGAGAAGGTGCGCAACGGGTTCGTGGTCGCGCGGACCCCCGGCCTGACCCCCGTCAAGGTGGCGCCACCCGTCACGGGCGGCACGCTCACCTGGCGCAACCTGGCCTACGCGGCCAACTGGTGGATCTTCGCGGGGTTCGCCGTGTTCATGTGGTTCCACTTCGTCCGCGACGCCGTACGTTCCTCGTCCGCCAGCAAGTCCCCCGAAGTCCTTCTAGAAGGTTGA
- a CDS encoding DUF3817 domain-containing protein yields MESALKPFRVLAYIVGTMLLILCAAIVLRYGFDIPEPSKIVSPIHGFLYMLYLIAVLNLGMKARWTWGYMLGVMLAGTVPLLSFVIERKVTARVQETIAA; encoded by the coding sequence GTGGAGTCCGCTCTCAAGCCCTTCCGGGTCCTCGCGTACATCGTCGGCACCATGCTGCTCATCCTGTGCGCGGCCATCGTGCTCAGGTACGGTTTCGACATCCCGGAGCCCTCCAAGATCGTCTCGCCGATCCACGGGTTCCTCTACATGCTTTACCTGATCGCGGTGCTGAACCTCGGCATGAAGGCGCGCTGGACCTGGGGCTACATGCTCGGCGTCATGCTGGCCGGCACGGTGCCGCTGCTGTCGTTCGTCATCGAGCGCAAGGTGACGGCCAGGGTGCAGGAGACCATCGCGGCCTGA
- a CDS encoding response regulator: MIRILLADDQALVRTGFRMILENAPDMQVIGEANDGAQAAAMALQLRPDVVLMDVRMPDVDGVEATRRICAGDTAGRTRVLILTTFDLDEYVYAALQAGAGGFLLKDTLAADLLSAIRVVARGDAVVAPSVTRRLLERHVGTASAQPTPTADLDVLTEREREVLALIARGLSNTEIAARLHLSEGTVKTHVSRVLSKLGVRDRVQAVVQAYECGLVRPGTVE, encoded by the coding sequence ATGATTCGCATCCTCCTCGCCGACGACCAGGCCCTGGTCCGCACCGGCTTCCGGATGATCCTGGAGAACGCGCCGGACATGCAGGTGATCGGCGAGGCGAACGACGGCGCCCAGGCCGCGGCGATGGCCCTCCAACTGCGACCCGACGTCGTGCTGATGGACGTCCGCATGCCCGACGTCGACGGCGTCGAGGCCACCCGCCGCATCTGCGCCGGCGACACTGCCGGCCGCACCAGGGTCCTCATCCTGACCACCTTCGACCTCGACGAGTACGTCTACGCCGCCCTGCAGGCCGGGGCCGGCGGGTTCCTGCTCAAGGACACCCTCGCCGCCGACCTGCTCTCGGCCATCCGCGTGGTGGCCCGCGGCGACGCCGTCGTGGCGCCCAGCGTGACCCGCCGACTCCTTGAACGCCACGTCGGCACCGCGTCCGCTCAACCCACCCCCACCGCGGACCTGGACGTCTTGACCGAACGCGAACGCGAAGTGCTGGCGCTCATCGCGCGCGGCCTGTCCAACACCGAGATCGCCGCCCGCCTCCACCTGTCGGAAGGCACCGTCAAGACCCACGTCAGCCGGGTGCTGTCCAAACTCGGCGTACGCGATCGGGTGCAGGCCGTCGTACAGGCCTACGAGTGCGGCCTGGTCCGACCGGGAACCGTCGAGTGA